The DNA segment AACCAATCGGACTGTGGAGTCAAGCGGACGGTCTCTGCAACGGTCGCCGTTGAGGCCAGCACCACAACAAGACTAAAAAGCCCCAATCGCGTCAGAAAACAACCCATCGTCGATCCCCAGTTACCAAAGACAGCAGACAGCAAAATGGAAGTCTGACAGATCCAGCCCCACAGTCAAATTCAAATGACTTCCCCAAAGGTCGGTGCTTGGTGATATGTCAGCCTTGAATTTTCGGTTGATGGGCCGAATTTGCACGGATACAATGGATTCGTCATTCGCCAGGCTGACCGCCGTGCTTTTTCCTGTCCACCATCGATCGCTGGACTTGCTTGTCTTATTCAATTCAATGCGTTGTCTAAGATAGGGTTCCTCTACCATCGGATAGCGACGTCTTTTCCTGTGATAAGTTACCGTTGCCTATCGATTCTTTTGTCACCTTTGGTCTCTTTTTTCCATTTTGCGACCGCTGACGAATTCGACGTTGAAATCAAACCGTTGCTTACAAAATATTGCATCGGATGTCACAACGACGACAACACCGAAGGCGAAGTCAATTTTGCCACCTTTGAAAATCCGGCACAAATCGATGCGGCGTTCAAGACTTGGGAAAGTGCTGCAGAGCGTCTAGTCGCCCGAGACATGCCTCCGGAAGGAGAATCACAGCCAACCGATATCGAACGCGAGCGAATCCTGCATTGGTACCAAAACCGGTTTGTTGACTCCGTCGTCGCGAAACCAGCTTCGTTCCGCCCCCGCCGGCTGTCCGCGGTCGAATATCGCAATACTCTGCAATCGCTGTTTGGATTTGAGTTGGAAGTCGCCATCATTGAAGCCGAACAAACGAAAAGCGAAACCTCCCTTGTTCTAAAACTACTTCCTGACGACCCGCCAGGACGAAGTGGTTTTCGAAACGACACGCACTCCAATCCACTGACCACCGTTATCTGGGACCAATACTCCTTTTTGACCGATCACGCGCTCAGTGAATTCTTCGCCCCCAACAACCGCCACTTCCTCGAAGCGTATGTCGGACCGCTTAAAGAGAATTTTGCAGAAGCCGAAGCCGAAAAACTTGTCCGCACGTTTGCTCCACGTGCTCTTCGGCGTCCACTACCAGAAGCCGAGTTGTCTGAAATCATTGATCGTATTGAACGACGATCGCCGGACGTCCAGGTTGAAGATGCCGTCAAGAGAGAACTGAAAGCGATTCTGATGTCCCCCTCGTTCCTCTACCGAGGGCTTCGGATGGAACGAATACCGGGGCAACAGCCAGTGGACGATTTTGAACTGGCTGAACGTCTTTCCTATTTTCTCTGGGGCGACATGCCGGACGCCACGCTTACAGAACTTGCGAAATCAGGCACGCTGGGTGACACGGATGTACTGAAGCGTCAGGTCGACCGAATGCTTCTTTCTCCCCAAGCCAGCCATCTGGCGACGGACTTTGCTTTCCAATGGTTGGCGATTAACGAAATCGAGCATTTCGGTGACAACTATCCTCTGCAACAATCGATGGAGGCTCAGGTTGTCGACTTCATGCAATACCTATTCACCGAAGATCGCCCCCTTATTGAACTGATTGATTCCGATGTTTCCTTCATCAATCCTCTGATTGCTCGTCACTACGGAAAAGACCGCAACCAACTTAAGGCGTACAGAAAGGCGAAGGGAATCGAAGTTGAATTCGTATCCCATCAAAAAATCACGCTTGAACACAGCAAGAATCGAGGTGGGATCCTGACGATGCCAGGAATTCTCGCAATGAATAAGGGGCCCGTACTAAGAGGGACATGGGTTCTGGAGCGTATCCTTGGCGATGAGCTTCCCGACCCACCAATGAATGTTGGTAGTGTGCCTCCGCCCCGGGATGGCGAGGATTTAACTTTTCGGCAACGTTTTGAACTGCATCGGGCAAACGTGACCTGTGCATCCTGTCACGACAAAATTGATCCGCTCGGGTTTGCGTTGCAACGGTACGACGATTCCGGGTCTTACGTCGGCCAGAACGCGACAGTCACCAGAACCAGAGGCAAGGATTCCGATCACGCGACCAAGGGGAAACGCATCGATACGTCCGGTCGGCTGCCTTCAGGTGAAACGTTTGAGG comes from the Roseimaritima multifibrata genome and includes:
- a CDS encoding DUF1592 domain-containing protein, which translates into the protein MVSFFHFATADEFDVEIKPLLTKYCIGCHNDDNTEGEVNFATFENPAQIDAAFKTWESAAERLVARDMPPEGESQPTDIERERILHWYQNRFVDSVVAKPASFRPRRLSAVEYRNTLQSLFGFELEVAIIEAEQTKSETSLVLKLLPDDPPGRSGFRNDTHSNPLTTVIWDQYSFLTDHALSEFFAPNNRHFLEAYVGPLKENFAEAEAEKLVRTFAPRALRRPLPEAELSEIIDRIERRSPDVQVEDAVKRELKAILMSPSFLYRGLRMERIPGQQPVDDFELAERLSYFLWGDMPDATLTELAKSGTLGDTDVLKRQVDRMLLSPQASHLATDFAFQWLAINEIEHFGDNYPLQQSMEAQVVDFMQYLFTEDRPLIELIDSDVSFINPLIARHYGKDRNQLKAYRKAKGIEVEFVSHQKITLEHSKNRGGILTMPGILAMNKGPVLRGTWVLERILGDELPDPPMNVGSVPPPRDGEDLTFRQRFELHRANVTCASCHDKIDPLGFALQRYDDSGSYVGQNATVTRTRGKDSDHATKGKRIDTSGRLPSGETFEDMQGLKHLLATSQRRKVIRNIVERTLSYALCRALEIHDRPTVDQMVDNLDQRNGTYRDLFHAVVLSLPFRETVNPIHEAPQ